Below is a genomic region from Equus quagga isolate Etosha38 chromosome 17, UCLA_HA_Equagga_1.0, whole genome shotgun sequence.
CTCCATCCTGACATGCGCTCACTCTGGCCAAGTGAGGCAGTCATCCACATAGCGTTTGGAGTGTGGACCCTAAGACCTCTCATTTAGACGTCAACCTATCTCTAACCCCTAAggctctccatctctctgttcttcctgcgCAATGTTCACTCACCAATTccacaagtatttactgagtatctactatgtgctgggcactgttctaggcaatgGAAGcacaggagagaaggaaacagactaAAAGCCTTGCCCTCATCAAGATGACATTCTtggaggagaaatgaaaaaaaatagaaaaatatgcagTATGTCTGATGGTATAAGTGCTAGAGAGAAAATAGAGTAAAGGGATAGAGACTGTTGGGATTACAATAAATAGGGTGGTCAAGGAAATTCtcattgaaaagataattttctgGTAGAAACTGGCTTGTGACGGTTATTCTAAAGTCTACACCATCACAAGTACTGTGGTAGAACCCAAGACCCAGGAGATCTGGTCTCGGACAGTGGAGCAGGACAACTTTAAACTAATCCAAGTCGATCTGACATTGCCTGATTTCTTATGGCACCAAATAACATGggggttggggaaaaaaatgagatttccaTTTGCAACTTCTGGTGGGATGTATCAGGATCAGCTAGGTTGCCATAATAAAGAGTCAATAACAATTCAATGGCTTCAAGGACATAGAAGTGGTTCTTTATCTCGTGCAATAGTTCCAAGGCAAGCATTTCGGGCTGATGGGTGGCTCTGCTCCATAgtgtcattcagggacccagactgacagcagctctgccatcttcaacacATGGTTTCCAGAGTTGTTTTAGTTGTcaccattcccaccaacaggaaGGCAGAAAACATGCAAGTCCAGGCCAGGGATTCCCTCTGAATCAAATGAGGTGGCAGTAGCATACATTTCTTCCACTCACATTTCTTGTCAAGAAATATATGAGGGCTGacccaggggcatagtggttaagttcacgtgctctgcttcagcagcctgggattcatggattcagatcctgaaAATgagcctacacactgctcaacaggccatgctgtggtgatgtcccacatacaaaatagaggaagatgggcacagatattagctcagggccaatcttcttcagcaaaaaaaaaaaaaaaaaaaactaagaagaagaaagaaatatatggcCCCACCTCGCTACAGGGTCACCTGGGAAATGTGGGAATTAATTTAGGTGGACAGTATGCCTTTACTTTAGACTTTCCTAAAGGGGCTTTCTACAACATGCCACAAAGTACCAGAAGTTTCTCTGGATACCCACCGGCATACTCCTCCTCAATCTCTGCACTTCCTCGTTtacccttttcccttcccctgcctccacacacacacaccatacagcCTTCCTTCTGTGCCAGAAGAGCCCGCTGGGTTTTCTGGCCATGCTGGGCCACTTTAAGACAGCTGGAGGACCCAGAGTCTTCATCCACTCCCATCCCCCTTCACTTCCAacagagaaaagtggaaaaatctCCCTGGGATGTGTGGTTCTTCCCCCACGCTGCTTTACTTCCAAAACATTCTTGAGGGGCATTTCTGGTGAATAAAATTCTCCACTTCATTACACAAGTAATTCAGGGTAGTTGGACAAAGGGTGCATGTTGGGGATTAGCAGGAGATTAGGCCAGACAGGTAGGCAGAGGCCAGAGCATGAGGGCTTTGTAAATCTGTGTTAATAGAGCTTTATGCTTACCTAAAGGGCAAGAGGAAAATAGTGAGGGCTTTAGGCAAGACAGGAACCTGACTTGAGCTGTGTTTTAGAAAGCCACTAAGGTTACCAGAGAAAGAATGGATAGCAGAGAATGAGataaaagactggaaggaagcCCATCAGAAGATTGTTGCAGTAAtcccctctgggcctcaattttcttcacctgtaaaatggagatgatagtaGTGTTATATCATAAGATCGTGGTGAGGATTGAAGAAGTTAAGACCTGAAAAGCGCTTACTTAGAATGGAACCTGGTGCacagtaagccctcaataaatatcgGGTGTTATTCTTAATCCAAGCGCAAATGGTGAGGCCTGCACTAAGATAGTAGTAGTGGAAATAGAAGAATGcagattcaagaaatattaaaaagttagaAACTGGAGGATCAAGTGATGGtgaagtgggaagagaggagtcaaagaGAGTTACCAGTCACTGAGATCCAGACCTCACAGGGGGTGGGATGACAAGTCTCGTGGACTCTGAGATGTCCATGTGACATCATCCAGGTGGAGTTTTCAAGTAGGCAGCTGAATCTACTGGTCTCAAGTCCAGAAGAGAGATTGGGCTGGAGATGTGGATTTGGAGTCTTCATTATAAAATAGTAATCAGAGCCATAGGAGCAGATGGCATTTCCTGGTGAAAGTGGAAGTAAACAGTGGAAGACCCAACAACAGCCCTAGGGAAACTTTAAGACgcagagagaaagaagcccatggaggagaaggaggggtggcaaagggagggaggaagaccagGTAGAGGGAGAGGTCAGCAGTGTTGAGAGCTGCCAAAGGTCAAGTCAGGTCAAGCTACTGAAGGTTCCACTGGACTTAGTGAAAAAGACGTCTTCAACAGCTTTGGTGAGTGCAGACTCAGTGGAGTGGTGGGGGGCAGAAGTGAGAAACGAGTGGGAGATGAGGACAGGATGATAGCAAGTATAGCTACTCATCCAAGAGATTTGGCtttgaagagaagggagaaatgaagcCAAGATGGAGGGGAAAGAGGTTCTAAGAGGGGGAGATTTGAGTGCATGCAAATGCTGATGAGGAGGAGttaggagagagtgagagagagagagagatgaagactcggggtggagggaggaggcaaCAGTGAGCAATGTCCCTGTGGAGGAAAGGGGGTGTAGGCTGAGGGATTGACCTCAGACATGTGAGGTGGGAAGGAGACAAGCAGGGAGTCATACAGTACAGGCAAGCTTGGAGCAGATGGGGGAGGAGGTTGGGGACAGACCTAGATGTGACAGCTAAGCAGACTTTGTAAGCCATAGGACAGGGCACATATGCTGGAGGGATGTTGTCATTGCACAACCACAAGTCAGGAACATAAGGAGCCACTGGCAAACCCGAGGAGCCCCAAGCTAGACTGCAAGGGGAAACGGCGTTTGGGAGTAGGTGCCAGGCTTGGGGAAGTCAAGTAGGGGAAGTCATATGCTGGGAGAGTGAGCGAGCACATGTGAGGGTGCAGGCTGAACGTGACTGAGAAGGCCAGTCTGGACTGAGCTGGGCTGGCGCTACCTTTCTCTTATGCAGTGGGACTTGGTGTGCAACTCCAACAAACTGAAGGAGATGGCCCAGTCTATCTTCATGGCGGGCATACTGGTTGGGGGGATCTTGCTGGGAGACCTGTCAGACAGGTGAGACTCTGGGGCTTCCCAGGGGAGGCACAAGCCAATGGAGACACCCTCCCACTCTGTTCTGCCCACGCACCTCCAAAGAGGCaaagagctgggggaggaggagaggacctgtgtggccttgggcaagtcccaaTCCCTTTCTGGGCCACAGCCTTCTCTCTGTCCCAAAGCCCTTGCAACTTGAGTCTTCCAGCCTCCCCAGACCCAGGAGGCGAAAGCCTCAAGGTTTTCAGACTCAGTGTAGTGGTTGtgtggcagtggaggtggggggGATGGACTGTTTAGAGACAGATGGTCCTTTGACCCCTCCTCGGGCAGGcaagctgggggtggaggagatCACTCATTAACTCAAACCTCTAATTGCAAACTTGTCCAAAAAAATAGCAATTACCAGCAAGGCTCTGTCGGGGAGGGAGTTACATGCCCCCCCTGGCCCTTTGGAAGGTGGGGGGCCCAGCCCTTTGCCCTGAGGCCTGCAGAGTCATTCGTCTTGGCTGGCTTATGGGCTAACccacccctcttctcctctgagCTGCAGATTTGGCCGCAAGCCCATCCTGACCTGCTCCTACTTTCTGCTGGCGGCCAGTGGCTCGGGCGCAGCCTTCAGCCCCACCCTCGCCTCCTACATGGTCTTCCGCTTCCTGTGTGGCTTCAGCATCTCAGGCATTTCCCTGAGCACCGTGATCTTGAGTGAGCCACAGGGGGAGGATGCCAGGGAGCAAGAGCTTGGGGAGCATCAGCCTGGAGCCGGGAGAGTGGGGTCTGGGCCTGGCTCAACCACAGGCTCCCTGTGACCTTGGTCAAGCAAGGTGCTGCCCCTCTCAGGACCTCAGAGGCCCCCTCTGAACATAACAACAATAAGCGTAATAGCAGCTCTTGATACTGAGGACTCCCCTGGGCCTGGCACTCTGCTAGGTACATGATATCATTCAGTCCATGGACACAAGTGATATATTACCCCcattatatagatgaggaaattgaggcaaaatAGGGAAATCACTTCCCACTGGAGAGGCAGTCAAGAGCATGGGCTCCCAAGTCAGAAAGGCTTAAATTTGAGTCCTATCATCTTGAGCCTCACTCAcaacatctgtaaaatagggtgaTGAGCCCTTAGGATCAGAGTCAGATAAAGTagccagggaggagcaggagctggtGCCCCTTCACTGGGAGGTGCCCATGGCCCAGCAGATCATAATCTTGCCCTTGGTCTCCTCTTGCAGGTGTCGAGTGGATGTCCACCCAGCTACGGGCCATCACGTCAACTTCACTAGGCTACTTCTACACCATTGGCCAGTTTATTCTGCCCGGTCTGGCCTACGCCATCCCCCAGTGGCGCTGGCTACAGTTAACCGTGTCCATTCCCTTCTTTGCCTTCTTCGCTGCATCCTGGTATGTGGCCCTCGCCTCCTCTTCACCTCCCTCCTTAGGCCCTCCAGGACCAATCAAGAGGAGCCCATGCCTGACCAGGCTGGCTGACTCTGTCCCAGGACACCTCTGtcccagaggcagggaggaggcatGACGTGCACAAAAGCGCACTGCAGGAGGGAGCAGGTGACTGGGGGGCATTCAGGGACTACCTGCAGCGGAAGAAAGGGTAAGTTGGGGTGAACGGGATGGGGCCAGGCTGTGGAGAGCACAGAAAGCCAAGGAGGCCTCAGCTTCacgtggaggaagagagagaaggcctTTGAAGATGTCTGTGGGGCTGAAAGCCCTGACCAAGCTTCCATTTGTGACACGAGAGCACAGACGGACAGAGCCAcgtgggtggggatgggagacAGAAGGGAGGGGACTGTGTGAGCAGGAGGAGTCTGGGGGACAAGTCTGAGAggcattttgaaggaaaaatcCAGAGTTTGGCGACTTCTGGATTTGAGgtctaaaggaaaggaaagatcaaACCTGAGGACCTGGAAGGATCAAGTTGTCTGGGTCAGAGACCCCGAGCGGGTCAAGAGATCATTATCAGCACATCAAACCTGAGGATGCATTGAAGACAGGAAACCAGGCTCCAGAAGGTAGTTGGAGCCAAAGAACAGGAGATAATGAACGAgctcaggaaaagaaatgaagccTTAGAGCACTGAACTATGTTCAAGGCTGTTCTGGACATCAGCCTACATCATCCCCATCCTCGTGGCATCTCTGTGAAGGGGGCATTATTatttccgttttacagatgaggaaaccgaggctcacgGAAGTGAAGCAATCCCCCAAGGTTACACAAAAAGACGCAGAACTGGGCTGGGACCTCCGTTTGCAAATGAGAATAGAAGGTCCTCGAGGGGATGGGCAATCCCGCAGTGAGAGGGATGGTCAGAGAGTCCAGGAGAGGGCTGGGGAAAGTCCACAGCCTAAGATGGagcagagaaggagcagagaataTGGAGGCGAAATAAGGGCAGCCGGTCAGCAGGGTACAGTGGAGAGCTCAGGCCACTTCATTGTGTGACTTGAGACAAGCCCCACCCACTCTGAGCCTCAAGATTTTTCTaggcaaaatggagataataatgcctGTCACCCAGAGTTACTTGTGCCTGGTCCACAGGAAGCCTCACTAATTGGAAGCCATTGTTGTCATTATTCTCAGTGAGAGGAGGATACAGCCCAGGTCCTGGTTATGGTGGTTGAAAGGAAGTCCCACTGATAATCTTGGAGAGAGCAGGCTGGGAAGACTGTCGGGGCAGAAACAAGACCACGAGGGTGGGTAGCAATGAGCCCAGGAGACCATCACTATCAGCTGGGTCAAAGGTCTGAGGCCAAGTGACCAATGCCCACTCCTCTGAGGGCCTTGCTGGATCCAGGTCCTGGGTGCCTGTGGGGGCCACAGCCAGAGCTGACCCCACCTTGGACCAGACTTTTCCAAACTTCACTCCTttctcccctcacctctgcctcctccattcctCTTCTCCTAGTGACCCTCAGGGACTGCTCAGGGCAAACCAATCTCAAAAGtacagcctgggggtgggggagagtgaGGTTGACTGTCCACTTGCCAATCCCAAGACCCCATGCTGTGCTCGCAACCCCCAGCAGAGTTAGTCCTTTGCAAGGAAAATCAAAGCATCCTCAAACTCATTCCCTAGGCCACAACTTTAATCTTAGCCTCCTTCCCAAGCTGCCCGGGGACTGCAGCCCTGCCCTTCTTCATCCAGGACCTGGAATGCAACCCAAGGAAGGCTAGGGAGGTGGACATGCAGGACCCTCCAGCTTTCCACCCTCAAACAtgctgccccttccccaggccccaccTGATTGGCCTAGGGCCCAAGGCTCCTGGCTAAGGAAGATACCCAGTGATAACAAGCAGCCCAGGTTAGGAGCAGAGGAAAGGCTCTtctggaaggggaagaagagaatgcCAGAATTTGTGctggctgcaggcagcccaggtgCAAAGCTTGGCCAAGTTTAAATTCCATGAAATTTGCAGTAAGGTAGCTCAGGTCTCTGGGCCTCCTACCCCTGGCCCTGGCTGTTGATGCTCTTCCAGGCCCTCAAAAGGGCTTTTGGCATGGGGGGAGCCACTGTGACTTGATTCTGGCCCCCAGGTGGGTACCAGAATCCTTACGCTGGATGATCCTGTCTGGAAAGTCCCCGAAGGCCCTGAAGATACTCCGGTGGGTGGCTACCTTCAatggcaggaaggaggaaggagaaaaactcAGCCTGGAGGTAGGGGCTGAGAGGGATTGTAGTCTGGGACAGGGACCTGGGCTCTGCTCTCGGGCTGTCCTGTCCTCTTGCCTCTGTCTCCCCTGCTCACAAGCCAACATCACCTCTGATGCCCTAAGCAAGCTCCTCTAGAGGCCTGcacctccctctttttttcctcttgcccCCTAGCTGGTCACTAACGGCACTTCTCCCCTTCCTCTACCCCAAGGAGATCAAACTCAACATGCAGAAGGAGATCACCCTGGCCAAGGTCAAGTACAGCAGAGCTGTCCTGTTCCGGATTCCCATCCTGCGCCGTATgaccctctgtctctccctggcCTGGtaaccccccacccctccctgcccacacCCCAGTATGTCCACCAGGCAGGGGGGTAAACAAAGCCTCCAGCAGGCTCACCAGAAAGCAAGGCTAAGGGCATCTGCATGAGGAGTCAAGAGATCTCCTTCCCTGGACCTCCCCAACCCCAGAAATCTCCTGCATCCCTGCCCCATACCCCGGGTCCTGCCATAGGGGTCTGCTTCCCTCTGGGGTCACACCCATCCCACCCACAGGGCAAATGCTCCAAACCCCTTCACCACCTCACACCCCTGTCACAGCAGTTTCCCCATGTTGTGCCTCTCTGTCACTGCCCCCCACTTGTTCAGCTCTGCCCTCTTGGACCCCACAGAGCAATGCTGGCCCTCAGGGCTTCAGacttgaaaacagaaatcatgtttctcctgagtcttctcttctgtcttgaCATTCCATCAATTTCAGTGAAGGACATCCGTCAAAGTCCTCCAAAGCCCTTACTGTGACCTGTTTCTGAGGCCCTTCTCCATCCTGGCCATCCCCATGTGAATAGGATCCAATTTGTCCAGAACTCTTGAAAAGGAATTCCACAGTtctgagagaggaaggggaggcatCTGACCCAAGAGCACAGCTGAACTTTCACCTCCCCCATTCTGGATGTTAAACTATTACCCAGCCTAGAGAGATCATTCACTGCCTCCCTTGGTCTCCAAGAGTCCCTCCAGTCCTGATATTCTCTAGAGTCAACTACCTGGCATCTTTGCCACCACACCCTAGACCACACCTGTGTCAGACATAACCAGTCAATCTCAGCACTTTCTCACTGAACCCAGACACAGTCTCAGAGACCTCAAAATGGCATTCAAACAGCCCCAGCAATCAGTTGCAGTTGGGACAAGAAATGAAACCATTCCTCATCCTGGTGATCCAATGACCAGTGTGAGGAGAGAACCCAGCCTGGCTGCTGGTGCTAAGCcatccctctctgcccctcaggtTTGCCACCGGCTTTGCCTACTACAGTTTGGCTATGGGTGTAGAAGAATTTGGAGTCAACCTCTACATCCTCCAGCTCATCTTTGGTGGGGTTGACATCCCAGCCAAGCTCATCACCTTTCTCTCCATAAGCTATCTGGGCCGGCACACCACTCAGGCCATCACTCTGCTCCTGGCAGGAGGGTCCATCCTGGCTCTCATCTTTGTGCCCTTGGGTGAGAAGCTGGGGCTACCCCAGAACCCTCTGAAAGAGGCTGACCCCCTCAGACCAACATGTCCATGGGCATCACGGGCTGCCATAGGCTGGGAAGTGGGGTACCAGGGACTCCAGATCTGCTGACTCAGCCTGTAATTCACTGTGTCACCTTGAGCAGATCCCCGCACTCTCTGGGACCCAGGTCTCTCATCTAGAGAATAAGTTGGTCTAGATGATATGAAAGCTCCTTTCCAGATCTGACTGGTACCAGGCAAAGTATGGTGGTGTCTGGACAGTATGAGGAATTGCTCAAGGACTGGGCAAGGCCTAAATGACATCACTGGAGAAGACGAGCTGAGATGAGGAAACAACAGAGCCCAGTGCTCAAGGAAGACCCCACAGCCTACTCCACCACGACCTTGGaaaaaccatttttcttttatatagatGTTTATATCTTGATACACCTGTACCCTTTCAAAGGAACTTGAGATATTTTAGGACAGGAATATACACAACGAAATATAAATGAGAATGAGGAATCAGAGCCagggaaaaacagaaatgcaGCAGGATACAAGCCTGCAAAGCACTAGGAATAGTGGAGCATCTATTACTCAGCTTTAAGTTTGGATTTGAGCTTTCcagcagccaaagcaaaaagggaGACAAGGTCTGCTGAGGAGTGAGAACACTCAGGTGCTCCTGAGCCCCAAGGCTCTCtgcattttcttccctctgcagACTCGAGGACCCTGAGGACAGTTCTGGCTGTGTTTGGGAAGGGATGCCTGTCCAGCTCCTTCAGCTGCCTCTTCCTCTACACGAGCGAGCTATTTCCCACTGTCATCCGGTAGGTGCTGGGCCTGTGGCTGGTCCAGCCAAAGGACACGGGGTCAAGTGGAATTGTGGCAtcctcctgctccctgcccaGAAGCCCAGAGTTGTCCTTTAAGAAAACCACACATGGGCTGCCAATCCCTGCTCTGAACTCTCCCAGGCAAACAGGCATGGGCGTAAGTAACATGTGGACCCGCGTGGGAAGCATGATGGCCCCGCTGGTGAAAATCACAGGGGAGGTGAAGCCTTTCATCCCCAATGTCATCTTTGGGACCGCCGCCATTGTGGGAGGCAGTGCCGCCCTCTTTCTACCTGAGACCCGCAATCGGCCCTTGCCAGAGACTATTGAAGACTTGGAAAGCTGGTCAGTCCCCCTGCTTCTGTCCCCATCAGTGCTCCTCCTTGGTCCAGGTCCAGGGcttttcctgagttctctttctgtaggTTCCTGCCCGAAAAGGAGTCAAAGCAGGAGGTGGAAGCAGAAAAGGCATCCCAGATGATCCCCCTGAAGCCTTGTGGACCCGGCCTGAGCCCCAGTTGAGGGCAACAGAAcgccccttccctgccctccagagACTAATCTCAGCCAGGTCCCTGCCTGCCTCTAGGCTCCCTGGGCACCCTCCAGGGTGCAGGGGGTCTGGGCAGGTCCATGCTCCTGGGACAAAGTCTTCTGAGAGCTTAGTGAAAACAtgtccaccaccaccaccagagcccccagcccagccctggccagaTCAAAGGTTTGGCCACAGGCCTTGCCATAACCCCCGCCTCTTGCCCTCATCCGCCCTGCAGCCCAGGCCCTTCCACACTGGTCACCTTCCCACATTGTTCCAGTCCCCTTCCCTTGAGGGCCCCTGGGTCTCCTGGCTCAATCCTAACAAAGACAGCTTCCCCTTCTTGCCCCTCACTCCTTTCTTCAATGGGAAGTTTCAATAAACAACAATGAAGGACTCAAGTCATGCTGCTCAGGAATGGAGGTGGAGAAGGGGGCAGGCCACCATGTGGATGTGTGAGCTGCACATCCATCCAGCCGTACTTGCATGGATGTGCACACAGGTACATGCAAGCTGGGCTGATGTGAACACGTGCGTGCATGTGTGATATGCTGAGGTGTGTATACACCAAGCCTGTGTGTCTGCGCAGGCTGCTATAGCATGTTGCCACAGACCGGGTCagttaaacaacaaacatttcttcctcacagttctggcggctgggaagtccaagatcaaggtgctggtagaCTCAATTCCTGGGGGGGCCCGCTTTCTGGCTTGCAAGTGGCTACCTTCTCACTGTGCCTTTACATGGTGGAGAGAGCAAAAGGAAGCAagctttctggtgtctcttcttataaagacactaatcccatcatgaaggcCCACTCttgtgacctcatctaaccctaattaccttccaaacaCCCCATCTCCAATTACCATCACTTCGGAAGTATGAGCTTCAACGTGAATTTGGGCAGGGACACAACGCAGTCCATAGCAAGGCCCGTGCTTGGAAATACCACGTGTGTATCTACATGtcccagtgtgtgtgtgagcagaTGACTGGACAAGCCCACAGTGGCTGCAGACAGAAGCCAAGCTCCTCCAATCTCAATCCCCCTCCCCTGCAAGCCCCAAGTTTCTGATCCATGCCGCAGCCCCACGCCAACCGGATGGCGTTGTCTCCTACTTAACTGAGAAGACTGCAGCCATAGCTGAACACTGCCAATGTCTGCTACCATGTTTCAAGTTCCCTCCAATCACAGCAGAAGATCCAGTCCTCCCACTGGGGCTCTGCATCCTACCTTTGCTGCCAGCAGCCAGCCCCTTTCCCCCTTGGTTCTCTGCCCATTCCCTCTTTCCTGGCTCCTTCCGAACACCAGTTAAATAAGCTCAGGTCTGTCCTGTCTTAACAAAAAccggaacaaacaaacaaaccctccTTAGATGCCATATCTCCCTTCAGGGACCATATACTATCTCTTTCTCCCATTTGCAGCCAGACTTCATAAAGGAGCTGTCTTACTC
It encodes:
- the SLC22A8 gene encoding organic anion transporter 3 produces the protein MTFSELIDRVGSKGPFQLLHVVLLGLPVFGIANHNLLQIFTASTPEHHCRPPPNASAGPWVLPMGLNGKPETCLRFVYPSNASLPNDTQGATEPCLDGWAYVSTRDSIVTEWDLVCNSNKLKEMAQSIFMAGILVGGILLGDLSDRFGRKPILTCSYFLLAASGSGAAFSPTLASYMVFRFLCGFSISGISLSTVILSVEWMSTQLRAITSTSLGYFYTIGQFILPGLAYAIPQWRWLQLTVSIPFFAFFAASWWVPESLRWMILSGKSPKALKILRWVATFNGRKEEGEKLSLEEIKLNMQKEITLAKVKYSRAVLFRIPILRRMTLCLSLAWFATGFAYYSLAMGVEEFGVNLYILQLIFGGVDIPAKLITFLSISYLGRHTTQAITLLLAGGSILALIFVPLDSRTLRTVLAVFGKGCLSSSFSCLFLYTSELFPTVIRQTGMGVSNMWTRVGSMMAPLVKITGEVKPFIPNVIFGTAAIVGGSAALFLPETRNRPLPETIEDLESWFLPEKESKQEVEAEKASQMIPLKPCGPGLSPS